In Zunongwangia profunda SM-A87, the following proteins share a genomic window:
- a CDS encoding ArnT family glycosyltransferase, with protein MKPKFHRYLLALIGVCLLIFFFNLDALYVNIMEARNFGSAREMLHLDHWLLTTLNDIPRYEKPPLPTWLTAISAKIFGIEHLWALRLPAACAATLLAVSLYKFSALINITRKQAFIGSLIAVSSFYIIFSGRNGQWDIFTHSFMMVAIYFLFQFFRDERKLWRNAVLAGLFFGFSILSKGPVSLYALFLPFLIAYAIVYKFQDFRKKWGALVVFLVLSLVVGLWWFVYVRLADPIAFLEITKDEAANWGSYNIRPFYYYWSFFTQSGIWTIPSLVALLYPYLKNKVSNKKAYKFAILWTVLSVILLSIIPEKKSRYLLPVLIPMALNTSFYIEYLFSNFSGLKMKEKWVVYFNFGLIAIIGIAFPFGSYFMLDLDGIYYLWYALTSIALFGIGISIFYYLRKNKFSKIFYLTVGFICTVIVFGFPLIDTLIDNPNYKSFAELKKQAENKQFTVYEYNSFGPEIIWDYGEPIHILIKNDSLSLPKEEEFGLLFNVTDTISPEEFSGYSIKKVDQYDLNQINPQKSGYKDRLMRDFYMLKKKD; from the coding sequence ATGAAACCTAAATTTCATAGATACCTACTTGCCCTCATTGGTGTTTGCCTCCTTATATTTTTCTTTAACCTCGATGCTCTTTACGTAAACATCATGGAAGCTAGAAATTTTGGTTCAGCAAGAGAAATGCTACATCTAGATCATTGGCTCCTTACTACATTAAATGACATCCCGCGTTACGAAAAGCCACCTTTACCTACCTGGTTAACCGCAATTTCAGCTAAAATATTCGGTATAGAGCATTTATGGGCTTTACGACTACCCGCAGCCTGCGCCGCTACCCTTCTTGCCGTTTCCTTATATAAATTTTCCGCATTAATAAATATCACCAGAAAACAGGCTTTTATAGGATCGCTTATCGCCGTTAGTTCATTTTACATTATTTTTTCCGGAAGAAACGGCCAGTGGGATATCTTTACACATTCCTTTATGATGGTGGCTATTTACTTTCTATTCCAGTTTTTTAGGGATGAGAGAAAGTTGTGGCGTAATGCTGTTCTAGCAGGACTTTTCTTTGGCTTTTCTATTCTAAGCAAAGGACCGGTTTCGCTATACGCATTATTCCTGCCCTTTTTAATAGCTTATGCTATCGTCTATAAATTTCAGGATTTTAGGAAAAAATGGGGTGCATTGGTGGTTTTTCTTGTACTAAGTTTAGTAGTTGGTTTGTGGTGGTTTGTATATGTGAGGTTAGCCGATCCCATTGCTTTTTTAGAAATCACTAAAGACGAAGCCGCAAATTGGGGAAGTTATAATATACGCCCCTTTTATTATTACTGGAGTTTCTTTACTCAAAGTGGTATCTGGACAATCCCATCTTTGGTAGCGCTACTTTACCCCTATTTAAAAAACAAGGTGAGCAATAAAAAAGCATATAAATTCGCGATTCTCTGGACAGTACTTTCAGTGATTCTTTTATCCATCATTCCCGAAAAAAAATCAAGGTACCTTTTACCCGTTCTTATCCCAATGGCATTAAACACTTCGTTTTATATCGAATATCTTTTCAGTAATTTTTCGGGATTGAAAATGAAAGAAAAATGGGTGGTTTATTTTAACTTCGGACTTATTGCCATTATTGGTATCGCCTTTCCCTTCGGGTCTTATTTCATGTTAGATTTAGACGGAATCTACTATTTATGGTATGCTCTTACTTCTATTGCTTTATTTGGAATAGGCATTTCGATATTTTATTATTTAAGAAAAAACAAGTTTTCTAAAATATTTTATCTTACTGTAGGTTTTATTTGTACAGTAATCGTTTTTGGTTTTCCACTCATCGATACTTTAATCGACAACCCCAATTATAAGTCTTTTGCCGAATTAAAAAAGCAAGCCGAAAACAAGCAATTTACGGTTTATGAATATAATTCTTTTGGCCCCGAGATTATTTGGGATTATGGTGAACCTATCCACATTTTGATTAAAAACGATAGCCTTTCTTTGCCTAAAGAAGAAGAATTTGGACTACTATTTAATGTAACCGACACTATTTCTCCAGAAGAATTTTCAGGGTATTCTATTAAAAAAGTAGACCAGTACGATTTAAATCAGATAAACCCTCAAAAATCGGGTTATAAAGACCGGTTGATGCGTGATTTTTATATGCTAAAGAAGAAGGATTAA
- a CDS encoding helix-turn-helix domain-containing protein: protein MLSNKVLYIRDLIDCPPSYLDDPGRREFFEIVWLKNEKALHVPQHSFQTLQGDWIYLIPPYRVHQLNKAGKKGVLLSFKRELLEDDLKEFLLDVFRMFNIQGEFSCLQVTEQSSKGLNAIYTLLSEEYQKEEMNLIMIKALLKVFLLQLIQLKEQHFTQHDINEKRIYEFMLLLENYYLEERDTGFYAKQLGLSAKRLNQILKEKLDKTGLQLIHDRLILEAKRQIIHSENTIKEISFNLRFKDRSYFSRFFKQHTGMTPQEFQESVKQHVIQHENTLIS from the coding sequence CGGGATTTAATAGATTGTCCTCCTTCTTATCTTGACGACCCGGGACGTCGGGAATTTTTTGAGATTGTTTGGCTTAAAAATGAAAAGGCTTTGCATGTACCACAACATTCTTTTCAAACCTTACAGGGCGACTGGATTTATCTTATTCCGCCTTATCGAGTACATCAATTAAATAAAGCTGGAAAAAAAGGGGTATTGCTTTCTTTTAAAAGAGAGTTACTGGAAGATGATCTTAAAGAATTTTTACTGGATGTATTTAGAATGTTCAACATCCAGGGAGAATTTTCCTGTTTGCAGGTCACCGAACAAAGCTCTAAGGGCTTGAACGCTATTTATACTCTTCTTTCTGAAGAATACCAAAAAGAAGAAATGAACCTGATTATGATCAAGGCCCTATTAAAGGTCTTTTTATTGCAACTTATACAATTAAAAGAGCAGCATTTTACGCAGCATGATATTAATGAAAAACGAATTTATGAGTTTATGTTATTGTTGGAGAACTATTATCTTGAAGAACGCGATACCGGGTTTTATGCTAAACAATTGGGCTTAAGTGCCAAACGCTTAAACCAGATATTAAAGGAGAAATTAGATAAAACCGGACTTCAATTAATCCATGATCGTTTAATCCTTGAAGCCAAACGTCAAATCATTCATAGTGAAAATACCATTAAAGAAATTTCATTTAATTTAAGATTTAAGGATCGGTCTTACTTCAGTAGATTTTTTAAGCAACATACAGGAATGACACCGCAGGAATTTCAGGAGAGTGTAAAACAGCACGTCATTCAGCACGAAAATACTTTAATAAGCTAA
- a CDS encoding NAD-dependent epimerase/dehydratase family protein has translation MKVLVTGAAGFIGSHAAEALNKEGYEVVGLDNFSDYYDVRLKELNTDSLRKNNIQVKKVDLRKPEDFKKLTSDFDFIIHFAAQPGISSSSTFDQYLQNNVIATQNLIEFAHQNKKLKHFFNISTSSVYGLEATFPEDAAAQPASFYGVTKLAAEQLVLAESRAKRLNSSSLRLYSVYGPRERPEKLYTKLIACAFNNEKFPLFSGSQKHLRSFTYVGDIIEGLLSAVKKHHELNGEIINLGTEAEYTTQEGIDYVEELLGKKIELEVKPRRKGDQWHTRANINKAKKILDYHPTTTLKDGLQRQINWYKANFL, from the coding sequence ATGAAAGTTTTGGTTACCGGTGCAGCCGGTTTTATAGGTTCTCATGCTGCCGAAGCATTAAATAAAGAAGGTTACGAAGTGGTTGGATTAGATAATTTTTCTGATTACTACGATGTTAGATTAAAAGAATTAAATACAGACAGCCTTCGTAAAAACAATATCCAAGTAAAAAAAGTAGATCTTAGAAAGCCTGAAGATTTTAAAAAACTTACCAGCGATTTCGATTTTATAATTCATTTTGCGGCACAACCTGGTATATCCTCCAGCAGTACTTTCGATCAATATTTGCAAAATAATGTTATTGCGACTCAAAATTTAATTGAGTTTGCCCATCAAAATAAGAAGCTAAAGCATTTTTTTAATATCTCTACATCTTCGGTATATGGATTGGAAGCGACCTTTCCTGAAGATGCCGCAGCACAACCCGCTTCGTTTTACGGAGTAACCAAATTAGCTGCCGAACAATTGGTATTAGCTGAATCCAGGGCGAAACGTTTAAACAGTAGTTCATTAAGATTATATTCGGTTTATGGACCAAGGGAACGACCTGAAAAGTTATATACTAAATTAATTGCATGCGCTTTTAACAATGAAAAGTTTCCTTTATTTAGCGGAAGCCAAAAGCACCTCCGAAGCTTTACTTATGTTGGGGATATTATAGAAGGATTACTTTCTGCGGTGAAAAAGCATCATGAATTAAATGGAGAGATCATTAATTTGGGTACAGAAGCTGAGTATACCACACAGGAAGGTATTGACTATGTGGAAGAACTTTTAGGGAAAAAGATTGAATTAGAGGTTAAACCAAGGCGTAAAGGAGACCAGTGGCACACTCGTGCTAATATCAATAAGGCTAAAAAAATATTGGATTACCATCCAACGACAACTTTAAAGGATGGATTGCAACGCCAAATTAACTGGTATAAAGCCAATTTTCTATAA
- a CDS encoding porin — protein MKYGTPYLLRLLLLNFVFCLSSNSGFSQSAEESNNSVFQDWRFKYGEKGFEFRSGDNNYLLQIQSRLQFRFATPSDNDPYTFNNFSDNSNNVFKVNRSRLKVGGHAYKPWLKYYWEYELGQSNLLDYRIMIERWEWLNIKVGQWKLEFSRERRISSGAQQTVDRSILNRSFTVDRQQGVELYGRLRTKGPLDFNYWLGVFTGSGRGARENDDKNLMYFGRIQWNMFGENLGFTSSDLGIHQKPAAIIALAGVTNRSPYTRFSSSGGGVLEGFEEQNPGQYRINQANLETALVYKGFSWQSELHWKNIQDRVNNQETKLNGFYFQAGYLAHQSLAWWPEPLEIAARYANFTPNTLQDYYLDEITLAFNWFFKGHRNKLTMEVSEFDLETADVGIKDEFRFRIQWDISI, from the coding sequence ATGAAGTATGGTACACCTTATTTATTAAGGCTTTTACTGCTCAATTTTGTTTTTTGTCTTTCTTCCAATAGCGGTTTTTCCCAGTCAGCGGAGGAAAGTAACAATTCAGTTTTTCAGGATTGGCGTTTTAAATACGGCGAAAAAGGATTCGAATTTAGATCTGGTGATAATAATTATTTGCTTCAGATTCAAAGCAGGTTACAGTTTAGGTTTGCCACACCAAGTGATAACGACCCTTATACGTTCAACAATTTTTCCGATAACAGCAATAATGTTTTTAAGGTAAATCGCTCTAGACTAAAAGTTGGTGGACATGCCTACAAACCCTGGTTAAAATATTATTGGGAGTATGAGCTGGGGCAATCTAATCTTTTAGATTACCGGATCATGATAGAGCGTTGGGAATGGTTAAATATAAAAGTAGGGCAGTGGAAGCTTGAATTTTCCAGGGAACGCCGTATAAGTAGTGGAGCACAACAAACCGTAGATCGTTCAATTTTAAACCGGTCTTTTACCGTAGACAGGCAGCAGGGGGTAGAGCTTTATGGAAGATTGCGAACCAAAGGCCCCCTGGACTTTAATTACTGGCTTGGTGTTTTTACCGGTAGTGGCCGTGGAGCCAGGGAGAACGACGATAAAAACCTGATGTATTTTGGCCGCATTCAATGGAATATGTTTGGAGAAAATTTAGGTTTTACAAGTAGCGATCTTGGCATTCACCAAAAACCAGCAGCAATTATCGCTCTTGCCGGAGTAACAAACAGGAGTCCCTATACCCGATTTTCATCTTCTGGTGGAGGCGTCTTGGAAGGGTTTGAAGAACAGAATCCCGGCCAATATCGTATAAATCAGGCCAATTTAGAAACTGCTTTGGTTTACAAGGGATTTAGTTGGCAATCTGAGTTGCACTGGAAAAATATTCAAGATCGGGTGAATAATCAGGAAACTAAATTAAACGGATTTTATTTTCAGGCCGGTTATTTAGCACACCAGTCCTTGGCCTGGTGGCCAGAACCTTTAGAAATTGCTGCCCGTTACGCTAATTTTACGCCAAACACACTACAGGATTATTACTTAGATGAAATAACCCTTGCTTTTAACTGGTTTTTTAAAGGGCATAGAAATAAATTGACGATGGAGGTTTCTGAATTTGATCTGGAAACAGCAGACGTTGGAATAAAAGATGAGTTTAGGTTCCGAATTCAATGGGATATTTCCATTTAG
- a CDS encoding alpha/beta fold hydrolase, whose amino-acid sequence MKNLKMIWYIVVMISTVQLVGQNSFKVEVYGEGEPLLLFPGFSSTADVYQEIVTNFSKDYQVHAFTFAGFGDVAPIQSAWLETIKKDVEIYITKKKLKNISILGHSMGGTLGLWLASDQDVYKKLILIDALPAMGALMFPNYDSESIQYDSPYNQQLLEMSEADFETMANQMAINLSLDPEGQKRIVEDMLRSDRKTYVYGYTDLLKLDLRQKLANIKVPVYILAANLPYGKEVATINYKNQYQNLSDYKLHFAENSKHFIMYDQPVWLIDQIKMALNTNE is encoded by the coding sequence ATGAAAAATCTTAAAATGATATGGTACATAGTAGTCATGATTTCTACTGTCCAACTTGTAGGTCAAAATAGCTTTAAAGTCGAAGTTTATGGTGAGGGAGAACCTCTTTTACTTTTCCCAGGCTTTAGTAGTACTGCAGATGTTTATCAGGAGATTGTTACTAACTTTTCTAAAGATTACCAGGTGCATGCTTTCACCTTTGCAGGTTTTGGGGATGTTGCCCCTATCCAGTCGGCATGGCTCGAAACGATAAAGAAAGATGTGGAAATCTACATCACTAAAAAGAAGCTTAAAAATATTAGCATCTTAGGCCACAGTATGGGTGGGACTTTAGGCTTATGGCTAGCTTCAGACCAGGACGTTTATAAAAAACTAATCTTAATCGACGCATTACCTGCCATGGGAGCATTGATGTTTCCAAACTATGACAGTGAATCCATACAATATGATTCGCCTTATAACCAACAATTATTAGAAATGAGCGAGGCCGATTTCGAAACAATGGCAAATCAAATGGCTATAAACTTAAGTCTTGATCCAGAAGGCCAAAAAAGGATTGTGGAAGATATGCTTAGAAGCGATCGAAAGACTTATGTGTATGGCTATACCGATCTTTTGAAGTTAGATTTACGGCAAAAATTAGCTAATATTAAGGTTCCCGTTTATATTCTTGCGGCTAATCTTCCCTACGGAAAAGAGGTGGCCACCATAAATTATAAAAACCAATACCAAAACCTGAGTGATTATAAGCTTCATTTTGCAGAAAATTCCAAGCATTTTATAATGTATGACCAGCCAGTATGGTTAATCGATCAAATAAAAATGGCCTTGAATACCAATGAGTAA
- a CDS encoding organic hydroperoxide resistance protein has protein sequence MKTLYSAKVTTEGGRKGRTISDDGILDLQLSMPKSLGGEGGDYTNPEQLFAAGYSACFGSALEMVAKNANVDLGDYNVTVTIDLGQNEDEELDLSAVLDIYIPDIDVETGEDLINEAHEVCPYSRATRDNIDVTLNLLIDED, from the coding sequence ATGAAAACTTTGTATTCAGCTAAGGTAACCACTGAAGGTGGTAGAAAAGGCAGAACTATTAGTGATGATGGGATATTAGACCTACAACTTTCAATGCCTAAAAGCCTTGGTGGTGAAGGTGGAGATTATACGAACCCGGAACAACTTTTTGCAGCAGGATATTCTGCTTGTTTTGGTAGCGCTTTAGAAATGGTCGCTAAAAACGCAAATGTAGATCTTGGAGATTATAATGTTACGGTGACGATCGATTTAGGACAAAATGAAGATGAGGAATTAGACCTTTCTGCCGTTTTAGATATTTATATTCCGGATATTGATGTTGAAACCGGTGAAGATTTAATTAATGAAGCTCATGAGGTTTGTCCTTATTCAAGAGCGACCAGGGATAATATCGATGTTACCTTAAATCTTCTTATAGACGAAGACTAA
- a CDS encoding glycosyltransferase, which yields MEYQFTIIVPIYNEEENLERLEQQLSTYLEIAVKPTCILLVNDGSSDNSLSMIEKICAGNEAFYFISFAQNCGLSAAIKAGFDYADTPLIGYIDSDLQTDPEDFNLLMQDIGEYDLVTGWRADRKDSFVKNMSSLIANGIRKSFTHDGMNDTGCPLKIIKADYAKRIPMFKGLHRFLPAMIMLQNGSVKQVPVRHYPRIAGKAKFHLWNRLLGPLVDCFAYLWMKKKYINYNVAKKG from the coding sequence ATGGAATATCAGTTTACGATCATTGTTCCTATCTATAACGAGGAAGAAAACCTGGAACGGCTGGAACAACAGTTATCAACTTATCTGGAAATTGCTGTGAAGCCCACCTGTATCCTACTGGTTAACGATGGCTCCTCGGATAACAGTTTATCGATGATCGAAAAAATTTGTGCTGGTAATGAAGCATTTTATTTTATTTCTTTTGCACAAAATTGCGGATTAAGCGCTGCAATTAAAGCTGGGTTCGATTATGCTGACACACCGCTAATTGGGTATATCGATTCAGATCTACAAACCGATCCTGAAGATTTTAATCTTTTAATGCAGGATATTGGGGAATATGATCTTGTGACGGGATGGCGTGCAGATCGAAAGGATTCTTTTGTAAAAAATATGTCCTCGCTTATCGCTAATGGTATTCGTAAAAGCTTTACGCACGACGGTATGAATGATACCGGCTGCCCCCTAAAAATCATTAAGGCAGATTATGCAAAACGTATCCCGATGTTTAAAGGCTTACACCGATTTTTACCGGCAATGATCATGTTACAAAACGGGAGTGTAAAACAAGTGCCTGTAAGACATTATCCCAGAATTGCCGGTAAAGCAAAATTTCATTTATGGAACCGACTTTTAGGCCCTCTTGTAGATTGCTTTGCTTACCTATGGATGAAAAAAAAGTATATCAACTATAACGTGGCTAAAAAAGGATGA
- a CDS encoding RNA polymerase sigma factor, with protein MSKKLEFQEIYYSNYPKVIRLCMGYLNGNEALAKDLAQEVFIKVWQYIKDFRGEATISTWIYRITVNTCLQELRKQKTKPLKIDIAGNDTIEDPTTEKQFASMYRCIDKLSAENKSIILLELEGLPQKEIAEITGINHAAIRTRIHRIKDQLSKCVKNE; from the coding sequence ATGAGTAAAAAACTGGAATTTCAGGAAATATACTACTCCAATTACCCAAAAGTAATACGGCTTTGCATGGGATATCTTAATGGCAATGAAGCTTTAGCTAAAGATTTGGCGCAAGAGGTTTTTATTAAAGTGTGGCAGTACATTAAAGATTTTCGTGGAGAAGCTACAATTTCAACCTGGATTTATAGAATTACCGTAAACACCTGCTTACAGGAACTACGGAAGCAAAAAACAAAGCCATTAAAAATTGACATTGCTGGTAATGACACTATCGAAGACCCCACAACCGAAAAGCAATTTGCCAGTATGTACCGCTGTATCGATAAACTTTCTGCAGAAAATAAATCGATTATTCTATTAGAACTGGAAGGTTTGCCTCAAAAGGAAATTGCAGAAATCACCGGGATAAATCATGCCGCAATACGAACTAGAATTCACCGAATTAAAGATCAACTTTCTAAATGTGTAAAAAATGAATGA
- a CDS encoding DUF2911 domain-containing protein yields the protein MNNSLKLVLKILGISLLVIAVIFFVVRYNTKAYSPEDTVSYTNNDLTIEVFYNRPYKKGREIFGNLVPYDSVWRTGANEATTFKTNKDIMVDGSLLQKGEYTLWTIPKKKSWEIIFNNKMYPWGIDLNGKVYRDAKFDALIVEVPSNKLQETVEQFSIYFEQANDFVFMVLAWDRNSVAVPIKIKETPTIEAPSKN from the coding sequence ATGAATAATAGCCTTAAGTTAGTACTTAAAATTTTAGGGATCAGCCTTTTGGTGATTGCCGTCATATTTTTTGTAGTTCGCTATAATACCAAAGCATATAGTCCAGAAGATACAGTATCCTACACCAATAATGATCTTACCATAGAAGTTTTTTATAACCGCCCCTATAAAAAAGGAAGGGAAATTTTTGGAAATCTAGTTCCCTACGATTCTGTTTGGCGTACAGGCGCCAACGAGGCTACGACCTTTAAAACCAACAAAGATATAATGGTAGATGGGAGTTTACTGCAAAAAGGAGAATATACCTTATGGACGATACCAAAAAAGAAAAGCTGGGAAATTATTTTTAATAATAAAATGTATCCCTGGGGGATTGATTTAAATGGCAAGGTGTATCGTGATGCCAAATTTGATGCACTTATTGTTGAAGTTCCCTCTAATAAACTACAGGAAACAGTAGAACAATTCAGCATTTATTTTGAACAAGCCAATGACTTTGTATTTATGGTTTTAGCCTGGGATCGTAATAGCGTGGCCGTTCCTATAAAAATAAAAGAGACTCCTACCATAGAAGCCCCTTCTAAAAATTAA
- a CDS encoding histone H1 — MKELVENINETFEAFKTDADAQLESGNKAAGTRARKSSLALEKLLKEFRKESVAASKK, encoded by the coding sequence ATGAAAGAATTGGTAGAAAATATCAATGAGACATTTGAAGCTTTTAAAACTGATGCTGATGCTCAGTTAGAATCTGGGAACAAAGCAGCAGGAACACGCGCAAGAAAATCTTCTTTAGCTTTAGAGAAGCTTTTGAAAGAATTCCGTAAAGAATCTGTAGCAGCTTCTAAAAAATAA
- the meaB gene encoding methylmalonyl Co-A mutase-associated GTPase MeaB: MKKSSNTSAISQSNSIPASANVSNTSAEKIKSLRKKKQDHTEILKRLLQGNQTALGKAITLVESNTIKHQQQASAIIEGAIASSGKSIRIGITGVPGVGKSTFIEAFGTYLLSLGKKVAVLAVDPSSSISKGSILGDKTRMENLVKQEMAFIRPSPSGDSLGGVARKTRESIMLCEATGFDVILIETVGVGQSETTVHSMCDFFLLLKLAGAGDELQGIKRGIMEMADAIVINKADGENVKAANTAKLDFRRALHLYPPKESGWTPKVLLSSALYNTGIPEVWELIMSFEKNSKENGYFEENRKQQNKFWLLQSINEQLKQSFYQNPEIKVALEEQLQAIFDKKTSPFIAAQQLLEKYSKL; this comes from the coding sequence TTGAAAAAATCTTCCAATACATCTGCCATATCTCAAAGTAATAGCATTCCTGCCTCAGCAAATGTTAGTAATACTTCTGCGGAAAAAATTAAATCGTTGCGGAAGAAGAAACAGGATCATACTGAAATTCTAAAGCGTCTTCTTCAGGGTAATCAAACAGCGCTTGGAAAAGCCATCACTCTGGTTGAAAGTAATACTATAAAACACCAGCAACAGGCGTCAGCAATTATCGAAGGGGCTATAGCTTCTTCAGGAAAATCAATTAGAATTGGTATCACCGGAGTTCCCGGCGTAGGAAAAAGTACATTTATTGAAGCTTTCGGAACGTATCTACTCAGTTTAGGCAAAAAGGTAGCTGTTCTTGCCGTAGATCCCAGTAGTAGTATTTCTAAAGGCAGCATCCTGGGAGATAAAACCCGAATGGAAAACCTTGTAAAACAAGAAATGGCGTTTATACGTCCCAGCCCTTCTGGGGATTCTTTAGGAGGCGTTGCTCGCAAAACAAGGGAGAGTATTATGCTTTGCGAAGCTACAGGCTTTGATGTAATTTTAATTGAAACTGTAGGCGTTGGCCAAAGTGAAACCACCGTACATAGTATGTGTGATTTCTTTTTATTGCTGAAATTAGCCGGAGCCGGTGACGAATTACAAGGCATTAAACGCGGAATCATGGAAATGGCCGATGCCATCGTTATTAACAAAGCTGATGGGGAAAATGTAAAGGCTGCCAATACCGCTAAATTAGATTTTAGAAGAGCGCTACATCTTTACCCTCCAAAAGAAAGCGGATGGACACCCAAGGTTTTACTTAGCAGTGCTTTATATAATACCGGTATTCCTGAAGTTTGGGAGCTGATCATGTCTTTTGAAAAAAATAGTAAAGAAAATGGCTATTTTGAAGAGAATAGAAAACAGCAAAACAAATTTTGGCTCCTACAAAGTATAAATGAGCAATTAAAACAGTCTTTCTATCAAAATCCTGAGATAAAAGTGGCTCTTGAAGAACAATTACAGGCAATTTTCGATAAAAAAACCTCTCCTTTTATCGCTGCTCAACAGCTTTTGGAAAAGTATTCTAAATTATAG
- a CDS encoding lipid-A-disaccharide synthase N-terminal domain-containing protein yields MMPWYIYTIGFVAQILFSGRLLLQWILSEKHKRVLTPSLFWKLSLIASFLLFIYGDLKDDFSIMFGQAITYYIYIRNLQLQGEWEKMKRILQLFIYIFPAFVVLYNYNNGTLDLQRFFNNENIPLWLLMLGIVAQIIFNLRFLYQWMYSERKKESILPLGFWILSLIGASLILIYAIIRKDPVLFTGHIFGSVVYVRNIILSQKSKR; encoded by the coding sequence ATGATGCCTTGGTATATATATACCATAGGCTTTGTGGCCCAAATTCTTTTTTCTGGAAGACTATTGTTACAGTGGATACTTTCAGAAAAACATAAAAGGGTCTTAACCCCCAGCCTTTTCTGGAAGTTAAGCTTAATCGCCTCTTTCCTGCTTTTTATCTATGGTGACTTAAAAGATGATTTTTCGATCATGTTTGGCCAGGCCATTACCTATTACATTTATATTCGTAATTTACAATTGCAGGGAGAATGGGAAAAAATGAAGCGCATATTACAGCTCTTCATTTATATCTTCCCCGCTTTTGTAGTACTTTATAATTATAATAACGGCACATTAGACTTACAACGCTTCTTTAATAATGAGAATATCCCCCTATGGCTCTTGATGTTAGGTATAGTTGCGCAGATCATTTTTAATCTGCGATTCCTCTACCAATGGATGTATTCTGAAAGAAAAAAAGAAAGTATTCTCCCATTAGGATTTTGGATTTTGAGTTTAATCGGTGCCAGTCTCATTTTAATTTACGCTATTATTAGAAAAGATCCTGTTTTATTTACAGGCCATATTTTTGGAAGCGTAGTTTACGTAAGAAATATTATCTTAAGCCAAAAGTCTAAACGATAA
- a CDS encoding RNA polymerase sigma factor, with product MLQHQLIEDCKNNSRKAQLKLYNKYCDGMYYVALRFMNDTQEAEDAMQEAFIKAFAKLHQFTGEVTFGAWLKRIVINKCLDKLKAKKLEQVAMNEQVLGIVDEEEDWNVNDGITVEDIKRAISELPEKYRYPLMLFLVEGYDHEEISEILNISQVASRTLVHRGKKKLQEKIRNFEADSGGMNRKTTL from the coding sequence TTGTTACAACATCAGTTAATAGAAGATTGTAAGAACAATAGCCGCAAAGCGCAGCTTAAGCTTTACAATAAATACTGTGATGGTATGTATTACGTGGCATTACGGTTTATGAACGATACTCAGGAGGCAGAAGACGCGATGCAGGAAGCTTTTATCAAGGCTTTTGCAAAACTGCATCAATTTACCGGAGAGGTTACTTTTGGTGCCTGGCTTAAAAGAATCGTTATAAACAAATGTCTGGATAAGCTTAAAGCAAAAAAGCTGGAGCAGGTTGCGATGAATGAGCAGGTTCTTGGCATCGTAGACGAGGAAGAGGACTGGAATGTCAACGACGGCATTACTGTTGAAGACATAAAGCGTGCGATTAGTGAGCTTCCGGAAAAGTATCGATATCCATTAATGCTTTTTTTAGTAGAAGGATATGATCATGAAGAAATTTCAGAAATTCTGAATATTAGCCAGGTGGCTTCCAGGACGCTGGTGCACCGCGGAAAGAAAAAATTGCAGGAGAAAATCAGGAATTTTGAAGCGGACTCAGGAGGAATGAATAGAAAAACAACATTATAA